Genomic DNA from Shewanella woodyi ATCC 51908:
ACGATCAAGTAGCTCTTTAGAGCGCTTTAACTCCTGCTTCCAGGTGTCTGCCTCTACCACTGTAGGCTTTAGTAGCAGTACAAGTTCGGTTTTCTGTAGTGACTTAGATCGGTTAGTAAATAGTTCTCCAACAAGAGGAATGTCACCGAGAAGCGGCACTTTCGAAACCAGATCAATATTCTCGCTCTTCATCAACCCACCGATGACAACCACTTCACCAGTTTTCGCTTTAATAACAGTATCTGACTCACGGATATCGCTCTGGGCTAAAGGCAGCTCTAATTCACTCCCTGAGATCTTAATGGTTTTCGTCTGCTCTTTTATATTGATAACTGAAGGGTGAATATGCAGTAAAATGTTCCCTTCACCATCAATTTGAGGTGTTACATCCAGCGCAATACCTGAGAAGAAAGGTGTCAACTCAACTTCAGGGGAGGTCACAGGTGTCGTACCAGCGACTGTAGTAGATGAAACATCGGTAACAAAATACTCATCTTTACCCACTTTAATCACTGCTTTTTGGTTATTTGTCGCTGTCACTCTCGGGCTAGAGAGCACATCCACATCACCTTGAGTATCGAGTAGATTGATCATCGTGGTGAAATCAGCGCCTGAGATTTTCATGGAGGTTACACCACCAATAGCGCTGGTAATTGAATCGCTTAAGCCACTACCTGAAGGTGAAGTCCCAAATGAGATATCGGTATCACCAACATGACCAAGCACATTTTGCCACTCAATTCCCTGTTGATAACCATCAGATAGAGTCACCTCTAAAATCTTTGCTTCCAATATCACTTGACGTTGCAGGTGTGACTCAGCTGTTTGCAAAAACGTTCGAACCTGACGCAACTCATTTGGAAACGCTCTAATGGTGACAAGCCCAGCTTGTGGAGTAATAACAACCTGACGCCCGTTACCTGTACTGCCAACAATCGAAACTAGTGTTTCTTCCAGCTCTCCCCAGAAGTCTGTCTTAGTCTTTGAGCGGATAAACGTGCCGTTTGTCGTGTCATTACTACTATTTGAGCTTGAGTTGTTACTCGATGAGTTAGACTGACTACTGCCATTATTGTTGTTGCTGTTACCACCTGAACTTGAGCTGCTATTGTTATTATCAGATATACGCCCAGAATTAACTGATGTCAGCGATAACCCTTGACGCTCCATCTGTAGATAATTTAACGGAAATGTTTCAGTGCGCATTCCAGCGGGATAAACACGTAAAATACGCTTCTCTCGGCTGACTTCATAACCGTAAATATCCTCAACAACCTGCAATGCTTCACTTAGAGTCACCCCCTTTAACGATAAAGAGATAGTTCCAGTAACATCTGGATGCACGGCGACACTCAGTGGAGTACCTTGAATTAAACTAGGAAAAAATACTTTAGCATCAACATCTTTTGCCGAAACATCAAAACGACGTTCAGTTCTTTGAGGTGGCGTTAATCCCGATAATAGGTCCTGTGACGACAACTCATTTTGAACTGATTCAGGCATCATAGGTGGTGGCGTGGCACTCTTACTCTTTTCAGCCTTTATCGAATCATTCAAGGCAGATTTCGACTCTACTGGCTTAGGCCTGTCGAAGGACTGACAGGCTACCAATAAAAACGCTAACAGAGGCGTAATTGTTTTAATCGCTGTCATTTGAATTGCTTCCCTTTGTCTCTGTTATTGTTTGATACATACTTAATTTTCGCCCATCGGCTAATGATACTGAATTGGCACCTATTCCGGTGATTTTGACACCTTGCACTCGATCGCCAACCACAAAAATTTGATTATTAATCACAGCGTGGGAGCTTGCTCCGGCACTAACTACACTATTGAGCGTTAAACCACGCTCCATATCTTGTGCAGAAACAGTAGAGGATCCGCCTCCACTACCTGGACGAGTGGGATCCCTTAATGTTTCTGCTTGAGTACTGGCCGTTAACGCCAGTAACAGCATAGCTAAGCTCAAATTAACCTTGACTTGAAACACTGATAAAGTCCTTATTAATACTTAAGGTATATAGCTCTAAAACGACATCTGCCATAGGGTATTCATCAACCTGATACTCCATACGCTTCCAATACAACTTGTTTGGCATCGCTTCAATGGCCTCTACAAACTTAAGAACAGCAAAATAATCCCCTTGAAAAGTCAAACGGAGACCATGGCTGTACAGGTTCATCTTCTTCTCTTCACCTACAGCCAGCAAAGGAGTTGGCGCAATAGATTGAAAGTTTTGTAACTTTATTCCTCTGACTTTCTCAAGCAGTTGACTCAATAAAGCGGGCATATGATCAGCAGGCACCATGTCTACCATCTGAAAAGAGAGCTGCTTATCCAACTCTGTGCTTTGCTGCTCTAATGTTGCAAAACGTGCGCTATATTCATCATTAGGATCTTGAGCTAACCGCTGGTTATAAAGCGCAATCTGCTGCATCGACACTTGGTTTTCTGCGGAAATGCCTTTATTTTGCTGAGTTAATTTACTCTGTTTGAGTAACAAAGATTCCAGCGGCATATAGCAAAGTAAACCGATCACAATTAACGCAGCACTAGCCACCATGACACGTTCACGTTGACTCAACAGGTCAAAACGTGCGGCAACCTCCTCTAGCTTTTGCTTCATTGACTCTCCTCCTCACCAGTACTTGCCAAAGTGAAAGAGAGAGGTTTATCCTCACCTCGATTCATCGTCATAGATGCAAATGCCTGCCCTTTTAATGTTTCTGTCATCTTAAGCCTGTCGACCCAGAGAGGAACGTTATGGGGAGCTGCGGTATAACCTTCAAAGATGAAATTATCACCCTCTACTTGAAACCGGTTTAGCCAGATACTCGAATTAGCAACCCGAGCAAGATCTTTCATTAACGGTGAGTACCCTTTACTGGTCAGCGCCTCCCTTTGACTCAGCTCTCCCAACAGCATACGTTTAAGCTCTATCTGTTGTGCAAGCAGATCAACTTTGGCTACAAGTTTTGCATCCGGTGAGCGTTGGGCAATCTTAGATTCAAGTTCTCGCTTCTTTGCCTCTAGGCTACTCTTTTGACTGGTTAGCTCTCGATTATCAGTTTCGAGATCTAAAATAAGCATATAAGTAAAGATAGAACCAAAGCTAAATAGCAACAGCATAGCCACTATACCTGTCACCATACGACGAAAAGAGAGCCGTAACTCTGCAGGTAAAAGAGATTCTGAGTAGAGGTTAACACGCATCTTCATGGTCATGTTTGCGCCTCCACTAACTCCACTTCATCTCGCTCTATCTCAGTCAAAGCTAGCTTTGCCATGATACTCTCAACACCTTCTGCGGCAATCGCGTTAACCTCTTGGTTAAAGTTAACACTCACCAATTCCGCTAACCTCTCTGTCTGACCATTAATAAGCAGTTCGATGGAGGAGACAGGGGCTTGACGCAATTGACTTTCAAAATAATCCATCGATCTTTGTAACTCTAAGCTCAGATTATCAGCCATGCCAAAACCCAACTCCTCAGCACTCGCTGTATCTATCTGATTAAACCCCCTGACTCGTCTCTGCATATAGAGATCGCCTTGCCTGATAACAGTCAGCAATATCTCCTGCCCCGGCTGATGACTAATCACTAATTTTGCCTGTGGTTCCTGCCAAAAAAGATTGCTAATGGCCATCTCTTCGATAGTGATACCAGCAAGTTGCATCTCTTGCTCTTTTGCCGCAAGGATCAAAGCAGTGAGCTTCTGCCTATCTACAATCACAACACTCAACTTGGCACTGTTTTGTTGGGGAGATTCGAAATAATCTAAATGTATATCGGTCACGGGCTGACTGATCATATCTTTCACCGACCATAGCAGTGCTTGAGTCATCTCCTCTGAATCCACATTAGGTTTATCCACTAATAGCAGCTGATAATAAGGTGAGCTTAATGTGATTTGTAGTTGAGCAGGGCCAAACTCTTTCCCCAGTTCAGCGAACAAACGGTTCCAATTTACACCATCAAATGCAAATTCTTTTGAGTTATTTGAGGCAACATCACTTTGTTGGTTCTCATCATTTAGATGGTATACGACCACTTTTTCAGGGCAAACATAGACACCAAGCCTACGCTTAACGCTAGACTTTCGCCAAAAGGCCAATCGACTAAACATACTTTTTTCCATCACAAAATGCCTATTATCACTTAATTGCAGCTAGCGCATATGATGCTATTGCTTCGCACATCCGTGATACAAAGAGTTGCAATTGTGAACCAATATCAACACGATTAACTAGACCTGAACTGAAGTATACAAGCTGATCGTAAAATTTGTTACGCTTATTGTATCGACTAATCTTATAATTTTGTAGAGAAAACCAGAAAGAGCGTTAATGTATATTGCTTAAGATAGGCTGGTTACTTCAATCACACAAGTTAAGGGCAAACTTTATACCTTACACCAACCTGTAACCAACATATTTAAAAATATCGCCCATTTTAATCTGACTATAATTCAATAAGTTAAAGCTTAAACTTCCTCTACCGGATCACTAAAGATACTTCCTTGACCTGCACTAACCCCTAATATTTTCAATGTGTGCCACTCTTCAAACGATTCTACACCTTCGGCAAAGACTTGAACTTCTGTCCGATATAGCCCACCGATCAAACTTCGAACAAACAACTGATTTTCTTGCCTTAAATGTATCTGTCGAACAATTGACCTATGTAATTTAATCAGATCAAAATGACACTCTTTAATATATTGAGTACTCACCACCTCTTGACCTACACGATCAACACACAGACTCGCCCCCATCTTTCTGATCATATCTAGGCGTGAGGCCAACTGTTCTCGATTGTGTACCACTATGTCTTCATTAATTTCAAATATCAATCTAGGGGTCAGATGACGATACTCAAGCAAGGTGGTTTTCAACCAACGAATAAATGCACGGCTCATCAAAGTATCTAAACTTAAATTAACACTGTATTTAGTCTTAGTATCATTACGATCACCTAATAAATCAAACAGCACAGTTTCAATCACCTGTCTCTCAAACTGGGGCGTTAACCCACACTTAATCGCCATGGGGATATAGAGAGTTGCTCGAATTAAATTCTCCTGATTGTCTCTAATACGACTGGAGATCTCCAGATGATGGGTCTCCATGTCACTATCAACAACCGGCTGAGAGAAAACCACCAAACGTCGATTAACCAGCGCATACTCAAGAAAGCTCCTCCAGCGTACAGAACCTTTGGCGAGCTCTTCATCCACAGCACCTTTGTCATACATAAACCAGCCGCTTGAACCTTGAAACTGAGCAGCCCTCAGCGCACGTTCAGCCTCTTCAATCAGTTGCTCTTTCGCTTCACCAACTTTGAAATATGCCGCTCCAATATGATAAAAATCATCACTGCTTATCCCATCGGGGAGTTGATGGTTTAAGCACACCTTAAGTAACTTAGCCGCAAGTTTTTCAACATCTTTTAGAGAGATTTGGGGCACGACAATCGCAAACTGGTTATAGGAGCGACGAGAGAAAATACTATTAGCTTGGCTATCCAAAATCTGATTAATATCGCTAATTGTCTGAAGTAATATTTCATCTATCAGCTCCTCCCCTATCTCCTGTAACAGAAGATCAAGATCTTCCATCTCCAGCAGAAACAGTACTCCAGGTGCCATCATGCCACGGTCATTACTAAGTGCGTCCAGACGATTTTTCAAAAAGAGTCTGTTGCCTATGCCCGTTTCAGGATCAAGAAAGGTATTTGAGCGAATAAATTGATCGAAGCGCGCTCGCTGTTTCTGTGCATCATCGAGCTCTAACAGCATATGAGTCAGCGCCCGGTTTATCATTCTAGGTTTACCATGTCCCTTCTCGGCTAATGCTTGCTCATAGTCATTATTAAGGATCAATTTACTTCTGGCTGCTAGGTCTTCAATCCCTTGCAACTGCGTAGATAACCAGAGGTAACCAGAGCGAACAAATAGGACAATAAAGCCGACCCCTGTCAGGAAAACAATCAAGGGGAGCCAGCTAAAGCTGTACATTTTAAAAGGCTGGGGCAGCTTCATCGACAAACTTAAGTTTGAAACATGATTCAACTGGCTTTCATAATAGACAAAGCCTGAACCATCCTCTTTAGCATGATGTTCGTATAGGGTATTTTCCCCATCTTTCAACACTAAACTTGTCACTTTATAAGCAGATAACACAGAGGGGAGCCAAGAGTCCAAAGGCGTTGAACTCTCACCTGAATCAAAATGATGAACTAACATAGTCTCAAGCTCTGTCACTTTCTGTTGCTGAAACTCAGATGTTAGCTGTAAAAAACTGATAAATGCTGTCAGTAAAAATAGCAAGGCTACCGCAGCCAATGAGAGAAACCAAAAACTGGTTAGTTTATTTGTTAAAAGTCGAGTGAGTTTCATTATCCGCTTCCTGCAGGATTTTATTATTCTTATCACCCAATCATACCAAGGAGTATAAAATATAGGTGACCCTTTAAAAGCGAGTCAATGCAAATTGGGTGAAATAATACCAACTGGTATTAACCCAAACATTAAAATTCAACCATACAAACAAATGGCTGCATCTACAATGAGAATTTAGTACTAGTACCAATTAGTAGCCAGTCACTATTAATGGTCAAATAAAAAGGGCCATAAGGCCCTTTTAGAGTAGAAGCGAAGTCTGTTTAGCCCAGGTAGTTCTCTGGTAAGCTCTGTATAGCAGCAACGCCTGAATCAATAGCAGCCTGTGCCACCGCCTTAGCGACATTTTGAAGTAATCTTGGATCCATAGGCTTAGGGATCACATACTGTGGTCCAAACTTCAATTCAGACACATCTGGGTAGGCAGCCAAAACAGAAGCAGGAACCTCTTCTTTAGCCAATTCTGCTATGGCATGTACTGCGGCAATCTTCATCTCATCATTAATTTGAGAAGCGCGAACATCGAGTGCGCCACGGAAAATAAACGGGAAGCAGAGTACATTATTCACTTGGTTAGGGTAATCGCTACGCCCAGTCCCCATAATCAAGTCTTTACGAGCCTCATGGGCCACTTCAGGCTTGATTTCAGGATCAGGATTTGAGCAAGCGAAGACAACTGGATTTTCCGCCATCAGTGCAATATCTTCAGCGCTCAACACATCAGGTCCAGATAGACCTAAGAATGCATCAGCCCCTTTAATCACATCCTGCAAGGTACGCTTATCGGTGTTATTAGCAAATAAGGCCTTGTACTCGTTGATATCATCGCGGCGTGTATGGATCACACCTTTTCTATCTAACATGTAAACATTTTCACGCTGTACACCACACTTAACCAGCATTGTCATGCATGCGATTGCAGCAGCACCTGCTCCCATACAAACGAAAATTGACTCCTCAATCTTCTTACCTTGGATCTCAAGTGCGTTGATCATGCCCGCAGCAGTAACAATGGCGGTACCATGTTGATCATCATGAAATACAGGAACATTACAGCGCTCAATCAATGCCTTCTCAATCTCAAAACACTCTGGCGCTTTGATATCTTCTAAATTAATACCACCAAATGTATCGGCAATCGCTTCTACGGTATTGATAAACTCTTCAGGTGTACGGTGTTTGACTTCAATATCAGTGGAGTCAATATTAGCGAAGCGTTTAAATAGCAGTGCTTTACCTTCCATAACAGGTTTAGATGCCAAAGGCCCCAGATTTCCCAGACCTAAAATTGCAGTACCGTTAGAGATAACCGCAACGGTATTTCCCTTAGCTGTGTAGCGATAGGCATTATCTGGGTTCGCAGCAATTTCACGTACAGGTTCAGCAACACCCGGGCTATAGGCTAATGCTAAATCCATACTGGTTTCAGCTGATTTAGTCAGGCAAACGGCTGTTTTTCCTGGCACTGGAAACTCATGGTAATCGAGGGCTTGTTGACGAAAATCTGACATTTTTTTAATCCTGAAAATGCGGCAAATAAACTTTTAGTGAGGTCTATGAACTTCCACTCTTTTCACTTTTTAAGCGCTTAAAGTAAGGGGGTTCAATTGTGGCTACGATACTCGAAATACCACAGCTTTTAAACTGTGATATTAGAAAAATTCAGCTAAAGTCAGGGATTAAATAGCAAAGGGGAATTTTGTAAACTTATCTTCGATTGCAGGATGCAAATTCAGGTTGCTTTTTGTAGGAATAATACAACGAACAAGGTGATTTTAGCGGGATAAAGCTAAGTTAACAGTAAAAATATTGCTAAACTTACCAAACTCACCTCAAGGGTTAACTAGATAAAACTTTTTAATCTAATTTAAGCTTATTTTGCTCAAGTTTATTTTTTATTGCTCAATATTCGCCTGCTAACAAAAAATAGACAAAGAGCCTGCCCCAGACAAACAAAAAGGCGCCCTAATAGGCGCCTTTTTTAAATTCAATATGTAAGAGTAATAATTACTTCTTACCAAGTGCACCGAAGCGCTTGTTGAACTTGTCGATACGTCCACCGGTATCAACAATTTTCTGTGTACCTGTGTAGAATGGGTGACATGCACCACATACGTCCAAGTGCAGAGACTTACCTGCAGTTGAGTTTACTTTAATTACGTTACCACAAGTACAAGTTGCAGTGATTTCTGCGTATTCAGGATGAATGCCTGGTTTCATTGGGATTACCTCTAGTTGAAGGCCATGTCGCTCTTCCAACCCGAAGTCGGACACCACATGATGTTAATAAAATATTTAGGCGCAAGATAGTACAGTAACTATTCAAGGGTTACAAGAGAAATATAACGCTTAATATTACAGCTATTTCCCTTCCAGCTATTTAGAATTTAAACCACTGTAAAATAAAAATTAATTAAGTAATGTTTTATATGTTCGCTGCGCGACATTAGGGTCTTTGTACTTATTTTTAATTAGATCAGACGGGCACATTAATTTGGAGTCAGCCCTTAAACTACTTATGCTCTCAGCACTAAATGCCTGAGGGTTTGCCTCATAAATAGCTACTGCACCACCTTGAGGTGACATCCCCCACTCTTTACTATATTGCGTTGCGATGCGCCAAAGGGTCTGCCCAGGTAAAGTGCTCAGTTGACAAGCACCATCATTCAGAGCCCCAGCACCTTGCAGTTCAACAAGACGGCTTTCCACCCTTTTAATCTCACTCTCTAGCACTTTTTTCTTTACCCTTGGTGTGACATGTTGCTCATCGCCACTGAAGAGTTCAAAACGCTTCACATCCCGCCACTTATTGACTCGATACTCTCTAATAACTAAACGTGCCGATGGGTCAACCACATCTTCAACACCTGTGAGCAAAAGTAGAAATTTATTGATAGGTTTAACCATCAACCTCTCTTCACTGCCACCTTGCTGGACCACAAACTGCATCTTACTGTAGTTGCCACTTTCAGAGACGATGTTAAGCCTAAACTTAGGATACTCACCTAAACTGAATAACTTCTGGTTAATACTGACATGGGTGATCTGGGCATGCGCATCTCGGTTTACAAATGTAAAACTGCCTAACACGAATATAAATAGCGTCATTACCTTAGCTATTTTTGCCATAAAACCTCCTGTAAATATTATTAATACTAATCGGTATATGCCCAAGCCAACTCAAGATACTGAATCCCGCACCTTGAAGTTA
This window encodes:
- the mshL gene encoding pilus (MSHA type) biogenesis protein MshL, with the protein product MTAIKTITPLLAFLLVACQSFDRPKPVESKSALNDSIKAEKSKSATPPPMMPESVQNELSSQDLLSGLTPPQRTERRFDVSAKDVDAKVFFPSLIQGTPLSVAVHPDVTGTISLSLKGVTLSEALQVVEDIYGYEVSREKRILRVYPAGMRTETFPLNYLQMERQGLSLTSVNSGRISDNNNSSSSSGGNSNNNNGSSQSNSSSNNSSSNSSNDTTNGTFIRSKTKTDFWGELEETLVSIVGSTGNGRQVVITPQAGLVTIRAFPNELRQVRTFLQTAESHLQRQVILEAKILEVTLSDGYQQGIEWQNVLGHVGDTDISFGTSPSGSGLSDSITSAIGGVTSMKISGADFTTMINLLDTQGDVDVLSSPRVTATNNQKAVIKVGKDEYFVTDVSSTTVAGTTPVTSPEVELTPFFSGIALDVTPQIDGEGNILLHIHPSVINIKEQTKTIKISGSELELPLAQSDIRESDTVIKAKTGEVVVIGGLMKSENIDLVSKVPLLGDIPLVGELFTNRSKSLQKTELVLLLKPTVVEADTWKQELKRSKELLDRWYPEDEQEQGQ
- a CDS encoding PilN domain-containing protein, whose amino-acid sequence is MTMKMRVNLYSESLLPAELRLSFRRMVTGIVAMLLLFSFGSIFTYMLILDLETDNRELTSQKSSLEAKKRELESKIAQRSPDAKLVAKVDLLAQQIELKRMLLGELSQREALTSKGYSPLMKDLARVANSSIWLNRFQVEGDNFIFEGYTAAPHNVPLWVDRLKMTETLKGQAFASMTMNRGEDKPLSFTLASTGEEESQ
- the csrD gene encoding RNase E specificity factor CsrD, which translates into the protein MKLTRLLTNKLTSFWFLSLAAVALLFLLTAFISFLQLTSEFQQQKVTELETMLVHHFDSGESSTPLDSWLPSVLSAYKVTSLVLKDGENTLYEHHAKEDGSGFVYYESQLNHVSNLSLSMKLPQPFKMYSFSWLPLIVFLTGVGFIVLFVRSGYLWLSTQLQGIEDLAARSKLILNNDYEQALAEKGHGKPRMINRALTHMLLELDDAQKQRARFDQFIRSNTFLDPETGIGNRLFLKNRLDALSNDRGMMAPGVLFLLEMEDLDLLLQEIGEELIDEILLQTISDINQILDSQANSIFSRRSYNQFAIVVPQISLKDVEKLAAKLLKVCLNHQLPDGISSDDFYHIGAAYFKVGEAKEQLIEEAERALRAAQFQGSSGWFMYDKGAVDEELAKGSVRWRSFLEYALVNRRLVVFSQPVVDSDMETHHLEISSRIRDNQENLIRATLYIPMAIKCGLTPQFERQVIETVLFDLLGDRNDTKTKYSVNLSLDTLMSRAFIRWLKTTLLEYRHLTPRLIFEINEDIVVHNREQLASRLDMIRKMGASLCVDRVGQEVVSTQYIKECHFDLIKLHRSIVRQIHLRQENQLFVRSLIGGLYRTEVQVFAEGVESFEEWHTLKILGVSAGQGSIFSDPVEEV
- a CDS encoding malic enzyme-like NAD(P)-binding protein, whose product is MSDFRQQALDYHEFPVPGKTAVCLTKSAETSMDLALAYSPGVAEPVREIAANPDNAYRYTAKGNTVAVISNGTAILGLGNLGPLASKPVMEGKALLFKRFANIDSTDIEVKHRTPEEFINTVEAIADTFGGINLEDIKAPECFEIEKALIERCNVPVFHDDQHGTAIVTAAGMINALEIQGKKIEESIFVCMGAGAAAIACMTMLVKCGVQRENVYMLDRKGVIHTRRDDINEYKALFANNTDKRTLQDVIKGADAFLGLSGPDVLSAEDIALMAENPVVFACSNPDPEIKPEVAHEARKDLIMGTGRSDYPNQVNNVLCFPFIFRGALDVRASQINDEMKIAAVHAIAELAKEEVPASVLAAYPDVSELKFGPQYVIPKPMDPRLLQNVAKAVAQAAIDSGVAAIQSLPENYLG
- the rpmE gene encoding 50S ribosomal protein L31, producing MKPGIHPEYAEITATCTCGNVIKVNSTAGKSLHLDVCGACHPFYTGTQKIVDTGGRIDKFNKRFGALGKK
- a CDS encoding LysM peptidoglycan-binding domain-containing protein; translation: MAKIAKVMTLFIFVLGSFTFVNRDAHAQITHVSINQKLFSLGEYPKFRLNIVSESGNYSKMQFVVQQGGSEERLMVKPINKFLLLLTGVEDVVDPSARLVIREYRVNKWRDVKRFELFSGDEQHVTPRVKKKVLESEIKRVESRLVELQGAGALNDGACQLSTLPGQTLWRIATQYSKEWGMSPQGGAVAIYEANPQAFSAESISSLRADSKLMCPSDLIKNKYKDPNVAQRTYKTLLN